CAATAGAGAAATAAAAATGTCTTGAACTGGTTTTTATCGCTTGACCAAACACGCAAAAATGTCACTAATTTTAATTGTCAAATTTTGAGCAAATTCTGGAACCGGAAGTACTTGGTCACCCTGGTCAAAAACCATAGGCATTCCCCCAGGACGATAAACAAATACAGACCGTTCTCCGGGATGAATCAACCAACCCATTTCTGCCCCACCTGCGAGGCAGTATAGGATGTTTTTAGTGACCTGGGTAAGATTCTGACCGGGAGATAAAATCTCAATCGTCCAAGCCGGAGCCAGCATAAATATATCGGCAACTTCTCCTGTTTCATCACAGGGTATCTGCTTCCAACGAAATACCGCCATATCAGGCACGATGGATTTATCCATGAATGTACAGCGCAATTCGGCAAATGCCCAACCCGATTGAGATGTTTTCACCACCGCATTAATCAGGGCGGTTAACCAGGTCTGAATTGCCCTGTGTTTGCCTTGGGGCATGACCTTCCTGAAAATGTGACCATGAATGTATTCCAAACGAGGTTTTGTTTCTGGCTGTTGGAGAAATTCTTCCAGGGTTAGTGCCCTCGCTAGGATTTCTGGCATGGGTGTTGAACAATAAAGTAGGGACATGGATTTGTTCCCAATCATC
The sequence above is drawn from the Synechococcus sp. C9 genome and encodes:
- a CDS encoding Uma2 family endonuclease → MIGNKSMSLLYCSTPMPEILARALTLEEFLQQPETKPRLEYIHGHIFRKVMPQGKHRAIQTWLTALINAVVKTSQSGWAFAELRCTFMDKSIVPDMAVFRWKQIPCDETGEVADIFMLAPAWTIEILSPGQNLTQVTKNILYCLAGGAEMGWLIHPGERSVFVYRPGGMPMVFDQGDQVLPVPEFAQNLTIKISDIFACLVKR